The Nicotiana tomentosiformis chromosome 2, ASM39032v3, whole genome shotgun sequence genome includes the window ATGTACCAAGTCAATTATCAGTCAATGTTTAGAGGAGAATTTCAATTAACACATACGCAGAAAAGTTCATTCTATACAAGGATGACTTGCAAATCTATAGTTATCACTACTTTTTAAACCCAAAGCTCCAAAGGCACTAGGCACACTCAATCCATAGAAAGATACATTTACTGTATGATATACTAATATCATGCAGGATGAATCCCCAAGGTAAGATACCCCAAAGAACTCTACTTCCAAAGACACCTATTATTGACTGGAGAAAGGGTGTAAAGAGCTGAAAGGCTCATATACCTTGTTTAAAAGGAGGTGTAGGGGGCGACGTGAAAGTGGAGAAATTTTTTATGACTTAAAATCAGATGTCAACCTCCCTCTGTAAGAAAAGGAAGAAGTTTTATCTTCCTTTCTAGTTGTCCTAAGCAGCATAATATGAGTATTAACATATGCCTTAGGATGATGTAAAATATCAATCAGCCCTCATCTTTCCCCAAACTAAACATAGATTAAAAGAAACCTCTTCAATGAACAAAGAGACAGTGAAGGGGAGAAACAAAAGACGTGGAAATATCACCTTGCACATATATGGAAGTTTCTGCACTGGTAACAAAACCATCGACTTCCTGATAATATTGCTTCATGGCAGTTCGTGCACACAACATGCAAGTTTACAATGATGAAATCTTCTTTCACAGGTAAGATAGTTTGCCCCAGctgtcaattcaaataaatgaaaTACTCAAGTTAATAATACATTCTGCTATTCGAAAGCACCTGGGTTTTTCAGCTGAATGCAAACAGACGCAGAGAgatacaaacacacacacacacacacacacacacacacacacacacacacacacacccgcTCACACATGTATATCACACATTTATCTTAGCATGTCTCATCAATCACCTAGTGTGAAAGTTAAAGACATTACATATACCAGGCATAAGGATGTAAACTATAAGTCTCATCTAAAGTTACATTTTTAGTTTGTTGTCTACAAATTCAGACAATGAGATTGATTTTATTAACGCCACCATTCATTCTAGATATTAAAAGTTGTGTTTTCTGTAACTGCAAAATTGTAAGATGTTCATCAGATTCCGCAACCATCCCAGATGATACTTAAGGTTTTTCCTAATGCTCCGTCCCATTTTATGTGACGGTGTTCGCCTAGAAATGAAATTTAAGATGTCAATTTGACTTGTCTATTATATTTACAGCATTGAGAAAAAATATTTAAGTAATGATTAAAATGTTAGTTCGATAAAAAAACATCACATCAAAGTTTAATATTAAGTAAACCTGAAACTTGTTAAAGtcatatagaaaaatattttcagttGAATGGCTCAACAATGTTAGCGGAACCTTTCAAGTATTTTGGGACGACCCAAAATGGAAAGAGTACCATATAAATTGAGAATGGAGAGAGTAGTATATAAGTACTTTTTAAAAGAAAGATATTCTAAAAAAGAAGAAAGTTCATAAAACCTCCTTGTgcttccttctttctttgcatATTCCTGATTGTTCATCTCTTTTCTCCTTTTATACTTACTTTTTCCATTTTCTTCAGCCCAATCTTTTGTAGTCTTCCACAGTAATAAGAATTAGGTGGTGAATCTCTTATCTAGTGCAACCTATTTCTTTCTATTAAACTTATGTCAGAACTAATACCAAAAGAAGGGGAAAGTTCTTTCAGGTGAAGTATGCAAACTGAGGACATAACTCAATGAAACTATACCTTTTGCATAACTAGAATGTCTTTAGTTGCATCAGCAGAAAGATGGTTATGTCCAATTGCTTTTAGCGCCCTCTTTGTCATTAGCTTTTTCACTTTGTTTGGTGAATCACCTCTGCTCTCTTTTTCAATATTCCTAATTAAATCTTCTGCAGCACCTGACCAATAGTCTCCATCGAAATATGGCAAATGGGCTGCACTTATCCTGGCATTATTCCTTGCACTCGGAACAAAAAAGTGGTCATATAAATTAGTATAGTTCACCACGATATCCTCTTCAGATGCTTTCCTTAACATTGACCTATACCTGCAGCCCAAAAGACAGAATCCATTCAATTCAAATAAACATACTGTACGGCTAAAGAGACTTGACCTGTCCAAGAAGAACCCTTGAAACCTCTTTGGTGAGTATTGAAAGCTTGGCGCTAATTTTCTCTTTGTAATTTTAAAAAGATTGATCAGATTAGAAGGAAATTTAAGCAAAAGATGGAGAAAGAGAACAATTTAACTCGAATGGGAAAAGGTGACTCCCAGTAGAAGTGGAACTGGGCGCAAGAGAACGTGACAGTCCCGATAAAGCACTATTTTGGAAGGGATTGTGGAGTTGAAAGAAAATCATAGTAGACAAACTAGTCGAAAGGAGAGTTGGTTCAACAGGTCACAACTTTCTAAGAAGCCACTTTCTGGAGAGACATCAGGATTAAATGGATTTAAGGGAAAATTTGGTTCTGCAGGATATTGGGACAAACTCGAAGAAATGAAAGTGGCAAAGCTTCACAATTATGCCTTCATGCCCCAGTGTGGACAGTTTGGAGGTAGTGAAACAAAAGAGCTTTGAAGGAATGAAGAGAACTTGCTTCCCCATTTAGAGAGGTTTGTTAGATTTTGTACATTTTTGGAGTTGATAGGACATCCCACTAATATGGATATGATGAGCTTCCGGATTAGAGGGGGATCTTCATAAGTCTTACGACGAATTTGACTGGCAGGTTAAATGGCACAGAGAAGAGAATTCATTAGCTTGTTATTTAGTATGAATCAGTGAAATGACAGAATCCATAAAGATCATTCAACAAGCTTTGAAAGGAATTCAAGGAGGGCCTTAATAGAATTCAGAAATCCAATGTTTTGACAGATTAGAAGTTcatgaatggaatgattttgtaTATTGTTTTATTAGTTAAAAAATTTCTCAAACTTCTGAAGTGTTGATGAACAAACTTTGTGCGCCAGTAGAGGAACTTCACGGCTGGATTTACTTTTAAGCCTTGAAATCAGGAAATTGATAAATGTAAGAACTTGTTCCTTTTTGCTATCAAAATTACAAAGAACAATGCCCATATGTTCATGCCATATCTAAGAAATAAACCAAAGCATGAGAATGTCGAAAAATTGCAACAGAAAAGGGGAGCCAGGAATGATGAGGAAAGAAAACTGGAGAGGAGCGATAGAGAGAGATGCATACCACCGCCGAAGTTGGTCTGGTTTTGGTGTTTTCTGAGATTCTGGATGGCAATACAAGATGTAGTCTTCACTTTTTACAGGTGGGCAAGCCCATATATAGCATGTTGTAAAACCTCGTTTCTTGCAGTAATCCAGGTATCCAATCTGATATGATAACCAAGAGAAAGCAAATATCTAATTACTCCTGTGATTCAACCAATATAATTAAGAATCTATATTAACTATAAAAGAAGGGTTCTATTTTGCACTTGCCAGTATTTCATGGTAGACAGACGTACGAAGAGCTTCCCCTTTCACAGTTTCTATCTCAGGTATAAAATACTTGATAGAATCAAGATATGATATATAGACACAGCGTTTATTCGGAGGAGCACATTCTGATCCAAACTCCTGGACATACATCCCGAAGAGGCAAACATCTGCTCCTTCGATATTCTGAAACAGTAGAATCACCTATTTGGGCATTATGTCAGattcaactccaaaaaattaTACAGCATTTTCTAAACGTATGCAGGACAAAAGAAAATGGTGTGGACCAGAAAAAGTGTCAAGGAGTTTCATACTCCACAAATTCATAAACCAGGAAGTGTTATTGCAAATATCAAGCTAACATAAAACTTTGAGTACATTCAGACCAAACAATTCGAATGGAGGTTATAGTTTCAAGAGGGGAACCTTACATTTTAAAGTCATATCAAGAAAGAATGCTAAAGTTCACTTATCTCACCTTTGATTTGTACTGGAACTCCATTGGATAATTTTCATTGTGAAAGAGATCCAAAAATTGCTGCTTCACTTTCAACTTTTTGTTGGTCGACAATACCACTCTGACAATTAGATCTGTTGCACCAAGTACCTGACAATAGGTAAATATCAGAAAAGTGCTAGTTTTGTATGTTTTCCGCTTCGCTTCAGATAATTAATAATTCAAGTAGCTTGTAAGGATAAAAAAACACCTTAATGAATCATTGGACTTGAATGTTTGTTGGAAACAAACTACATCCAGCCTATTTAATTCGCTTACCTCATCAGCATCTTGTCCTGACAATTTtgccctctcctctctctctagcTTGAGGCACCTGAACAATCTGTGCTCTATGTGATCACTGAGCATAGTCCTTGGAAGATCTTGGGCTCCAAGAGTAGCAGGTAAAGGCACACGCTCTCCTGCTTCTATCTCCTCTAAGCAGCAAAATGGACATATGTACTTTGCTTGTCCTTCTAGATCTTTTTTAGCATTGTAGAGAGCACATATTTGATGCTGCCAGCACTCGCATTTATCACATTGTACCCACTACGAATAAACCAATGAGATAAAATTAAACAACAATAGAAAATCAAATACTAACACTTGAAACAAAAAGATATACTTTTACTAAACTAACCGATTCTTCGTTTTGCTCACTATTTTTTGCCTTTTGAAACTTCTGTTTGCTAATTAATAGTCCTTGGGATGAGACATTATCGCCACGAGACTCCCTAAAACATCTTGTACAAAAGCAATGTCGTGCACTGGCTTTGTCCACAGTCCAATAATATACCAAGTTGCGCTTGATACGAGCACAACATGATGAGCAATATATAGGTACCGGGACAAAAGCAAGCCGATCTGTGCCACATAACTGGCATATATTCTCACAGACAGAATGTAGTATCATATTTCCAGTTGATCCCTACACAAAAATGTAAGAGATAACTGGTTATCTAGCTAACTAACAAGCCAGCATAAGTACATGAAGTGCCTCCACAGAAACACTAGCACATAAAAAATAAAACAGTAAAGATAAATAGAAATAAAAGAACTACTGGAAATAAAGAAGACGGAAAAGGAATTAAGGAGCTTAACACATATACCTGGATCCTAATGCATGAACTTCAATAAGTTTCAAAAGAACTAATTATGTTTCTGCAAGCTCCAAAATGTGTGTAATCTTTTAATCCCCTATCCCCAAACTGAACAAAATAGCAGAGTATCCCTATTTCTAACTCTTTTATTTCTTCAAAGATATGTGTCTCGCTAAGGAGGACTACTCCATTAATTTAATAGGATATAGCCAAAAGCAGAACATATTTTCATTGTATGATTTGCATGTAATAAGAAATGCCTTTAGGTTATGCTCCTTTCACTTAGCTAACTCTGCAGTATGTGCTAGCGTAAGTTTGGAAACTTAAAGCCCGAGGAAGTTTGTGAAATCACTTAAGTATAAACGTGAGACCCTGCTACCTAACCTTCTTGACATATCTCTATCAATCTGCTTTACCATTTAACAAAAACAATAGTAATAGGTACTCCTAATTCATTATTGATACCTTATAACAGCCACAATAAGAGCAACGGCATGAAAGAGAACAAGCCATTATACATAAATTGTACCATTAAATATCAACTCAAAGTAACAAGCCGaagaaaattcaaaaattttCTACCCAATAGTCAGACCAGCTCAATCTATAACCTAGAATTTCATTACTCAAAGTGTCCATTTGATCTAGAGAAAAACATTGAGCAAATATGGAGGTCAGGTTATATTTCATACCTGATTAGTCTGACTGAGGCTGTAAACATGATTCTTCAACTGCTCATCCGTGAAAAAGTCCGTCAATGAAACACTCAGCCTCTCTGAGTCTTCTGTACTTGACCTCATTCCCATCTGGCACTTAACTTTTGGTTCAATCAAATCGCTTCGTGTTGCTGAAGTGATCTGGTTATACTTGGATGTTTGTTGTATCTCCTCTCGTTGATCATCAGCGGGCTCTACATGACGAAAAGACGACCTATCTAAGCTCTTTTCGGGAGAATTGTCAATTTCACTATTTTCAGTTCCACTACTGCATGTATGCTCTATCTTCTGCAGTTCACAATCACTATTGAGCTCTGTAGAGGAAAAATAATAACCATTGTCAACCCCCAACATGTCGACTCTGGCAAGATTACAAGATCCGCCAGCTATATTGCGGTCCTCCACACAGCTTGCAATTTTGTTACTGATCTCTGTCTTATTCTTTTTGCTGCATGTAGGACCTTCAGAGCACTGTCCTAATGATAAATGTTTAGCAACCGGAGACTGCTGATTTCCAGAACCAGCATCAGCATTGAAAGCCCCAAAATGAAGCACAGGGATATTTTTCTCTCTCTTCCGCTTTGATGGAGGTAAAACGGCTTCATTGATATAAGAGCTATAGCCATTACATTCCTCATCACAGCCAGACCCATTTGAAGAACCACTGTGGAGTTGATGAAAATCTCGTTGCTGAATACTAGGTAACTGCTCTGGGAAAAGCTGGAATACATTGGGTAAAATCGACCTTTGTCTTGATAAATTAATCATAGAAGCGTCTTGCTCCACCAAGCACCCATGTGATCTCAGATTAGGCAGCTGATAAGATATTGCAGCTGACAAAGTGTTGTCTTCAGAAGACTTAACATCCGGTTGTGAAGTCCAACGATTCAGATGAGACAACGCTACACTTTGTCCATGTGATGCTGGAACATTCTCATGATATATATTCTGATTACTTTCCGAATATCCTCCATAGTTTCTGAGATTGAATTCAACTGACCAAATCAAGCAAAAAGGCAAGTGTAATAAGTGACtaaacaaaaaaggaaaacaaaaactaaaagtCATGGAGAATGTTAGATTAAATC containing:
- the LOC104093931 gene encoding probable histone acetyltransferase HAC-like 1 isoform X2, with product MLCLEIIVSSEECVESEMNLNGFNVWIPSNSGGTYLFQEASDILRLSNTGSRQHSCEKQDFNQIEWTSQRRAPVSGLIGNRIKSFVSTKNSDVGKQMVNNLADLRSHPSVDAVCKDHVLKEILSREYQNLIQQEAYYPQPWQDEARDFLSSNLTPISHTIDLGDSPLLCSSKLQSAQRDLSTASCMNYSMLQTGSSANKPSELGDVLSPVSVSHVPQEIVDSPEPFSSVTVCSDGEWNANKEPYEDGLMYSDSSLLSISESISKSSIKPQYSDDVEFNLRNYGGYSESNQNIYHENVPASHGQSVALSHLNRWTSQPDVKSSEDNTLSAAISYQLPNLRSHGCLVEQDASMINLSRQRSILPNVFQLFPEQLPSIQQRDFHQLHSGSSNGSGCDEECNGYSSYINEAVLPPSKRKREKNIPVLHFGAFNADAGSGNQQSPVAKHLSLGQCSEGPTCSKKNKTEISNKIASCVEDRNIAGGSCNLARVDMLGVDNGYYFSSTELNSDCELQKIEHTCSSGTENSEIDNSPEKSLDRSSFRHVEPADDQREEIQQTSKYNQITSATRSDLIEPKVKCQMGMRSSTEDSERLSVSLTDFFTDEQLKNHVYSLSQTNQGSTGNMILHSVCENICQLCGTDRLAFVPVPIYCSSCCARIKRNLVYYWTVDKASARHCFCTRCFRESRGDNVSSQGLLISKQKFQKAKNSEQNEESWVQCDKCECWQHQICALYNAKKDLEGQAKYICPFCCLEEIEAGERVPLPATLGAQDLPRTMLSDHIEHRLFRCLKLEREERAKLSGQDADEVLGATDLIVRVVLSTNKKLKVKQQFLDLFHNENYPMEFQYKSKVILLFQNIEGADVCLFGMYVQEFGSECAPPNKRCVYISYLDSIKYFIPEIETVKGEALRTSVYHEILIGYLDYCKKRGFTTCYIWACPPVKSEDYILYCHPESQKTPKPDQLRRWYRSMLRKASEEDIVVNYTNLYDHFFVPSARNNARISAAHLPYFDGDYWSGAAEDLIRNIEKESRGDSPNKVKKLMTKRALKAIGHNHLSADATKDILVMQKLGQTILPVKEDFIIVNLHVVCTNCHEAILSGSRWFCYQCRNFHICARCLALKENFGEQKTHTSINGEKHLLSEVVVDDIPANTEDQDTIIDNDLFENRHSFLSFCQKNHYQFDTLRRAKHSSMMILYHLHKKIHSSETDSGGGSEQFEGQRPLQVKLMGVLVHASQCRATPSNPCSYSGCLKIRKLFQHASRCNVRVPGGCELCFKTWSLLHWHSQTCQDFSCLVPRCMDIKKHVARNSSLQRGERD
- the LOC104093931 gene encoding probable histone acetyltransferase HAC-like 1 isoform X3, which encodes MNLNGFNVWIPSNSGGTYLFQEASDILRLSNTGSRQHSCEKQDFNQIEWTSQRRAPVSGLIGNRIKSFVSTKNSDVGKQMVNNLADLRSHPSVDAVCKQDHVLKEILSREYQNLIQQEAYYPQPWQDEARDFLSSNLTPISHTIDLGDSPLLCSSKLQSAQRDLSTASCMNYSMLQTGSSANKPSELGDVLSPVSVSHVPQEIVDSPEPFSSVTVCSDGEWNANKEPYEDGLMYSDSSLLSISESISKSSIKPQYSDDVEFNLRNYGGYSESNQNIYHENVPASHGQSVALSHLNRWTSQPDVKSSEDNTLSAAISYQLPNLRSHGCLVEQDASMINLSRQRSILPNVFQLFPEQLPSIQQRDFHQLHSGSSNGSGCDEECNGYSSYINEAVLPPSKRKREKNIPVLHFGAFNADAGSGNQQSPVAKHLSLGQCSEGPTCSKKNKTEISNKIASCVEDRNIAGGSCNLARVDMLGVDNGYYFSSTELNSDCELQKIEHTCSSGTENSEIDNSPEKSLDRSSFRHVEPADDQREEIQQTSKYNQITSATRSDLIEPKVKCQMGMRSSTEDSERLSVSLTDFFTDEQLKNHVYSLSQTNQGSTGNMILHSVCENICQLCGTDRLAFVPVPIYCSSCCARIKRNLVYYWTVDKASARHCFCTRCFRESRGDNVSSQGLLISKQKFQKAKNSEQNEESWVQCDKCECWQHQICALYNAKKDLEGQAKYICPFCCLEEIEAGERVPLPATLGAQDLPRTMLSDHIEHRLFRCLKLEREERAKLSGQDADEVLGATDLIVRVVLSTNKKLKVKQQFLDLFHNENYPMEFQYKSKVILLFQNIEGADVCLFGMYVQEFGSECAPPNKRCVYISYLDSIKYFIPEIETVKGEALRTSVYHEILIGYLDYCKKRGFTTCYIWACPPVKSEDYILYCHPESQKTPKPDQLRRWYRSMLRKASEEDIVVNYTNLYDHFFVPSARNNARISAAHLPYFDGDYWSGAAEDLIRNIEKESRGDSPNKVKKLMTKRALKAIGHNHLSADATKDILVMQKLGQTILPVKEDFIIVNLHVVCTNCHEAILSGSRWFCYQCRNFHICARCLALKENFGEQKTHTSINGEKHLLSEVVVDDIPANTEDQDTIIDNDLFENRHSFLSFCQKNHYQFDTLRRAKHSSMMILYHLHKKIHSSETDSGGGSEQFEGQRPLQVKLMGVLVHASQCRATPSNPCSYSGCLKIRKLFQHASRCNVRVPGGCELCFKTWSLLHWHSQTCQDFSCLVPRCMDIKKHVARNSSLQRGERD
- the LOC104093931 gene encoding probable histone acetyltransferase HAC-like 1 isoform X1, translating into MLCLEIIVSSEECVESEMNLNGFNVWIPSNSGGTYLFQEASDILRLSNTGSRQHSCEKQDFNQIEWTSQRRAPVSGLIGNRIKSFVSTKNSDVGKQMVNNLADLRSHPSVDAVCKQDHVLKEILSREYQNLIQQEAYYPQPWQDEARDFLSSNLTPISHTIDLGDSPLLCSSKLQSAQRDLSTASCMNYSMLQTGSSANKPSELGDVLSPVSVSHVPQEIVDSPEPFSSVTVCSDGEWNANKEPYEDGLMYSDSSLLSISESISKSSIKPQYSDDVEFNLRNYGGYSESNQNIYHENVPASHGQSVALSHLNRWTSQPDVKSSEDNTLSAAISYQLPNLRSHGCLVEQDASMINLSRQRSILPNVFQLFPEQLPSIQQRDFHQLHSGSSNGSGCDEECNGYSSYINEAVLPPSKRKREKNIPVLHFGAFNADAGSGNQQSPVAKHLSLGQCSEGPTCSKKNKTEISNKIASCVEDRNIAGGSCNLARVDMLGVDNGYYFSSTELNSDCELQKIEHTCSSGTENSEIDNSPEKSLDRSSFRHVEPADDQREEIQQTSKYNQITSATRSDLIEPKVKCQMGMRSSTEDSERLSVSLTDFFTDEQLKNHVYSLSQTNQGSTGNMILHSVCENICQLCGTDRLAFVPVPIYCSSCCARIKRNLVYYWTVDKASARHCFCTRCFRESRGDNVSSQGLLISKQKFQKAKNSEQNEESWVQCDKCECWQHQICALYNAKKDLEGQAKYICPFCCLEEIEAGERVPLPATLGAQDLPRTMLSDHIEHRLFRCLKLEREERAKLSGQDADEVLGATDLIVRVVLSTNKKLKVKQQFLDLFHNENYPMEFQYKSKVILLFQNIEGADVCLFGMYVQEFGSECAPPNKRCVYISYLDSIKYFIPEIETVKGEALRTSVYHEILIGYLDYCKKRGFTTCYIWACPPVKSEDYILYCHPESQKTPKPDQLRRWYRSMLRKASEEDIVVNYTNLYDHFFVPSARNNARISAAHLPYFDGDYWSGAAEDLIRNIEKESRGDSPNKVKKLMTKRALKAIGHNHLSADATKDILVMQKLGQTILPVKEDFIIVNLHVVCTNCHEAILSGSRWFCYQCRNFHICARCLALKENFGEQKTHTSINGEKHLLSEVVVDDIPANTEDQDTIIDNDLFENRHSFLSFCQKNHYQFDTLRRAKHSSMMILYHLHKKIHSSETDSGGGSEQFEGQRPLQVKLMGVLVHASQCRATPSNPCSYSGCLKIRKLFQHASRCNVRVPGGCELCFKTWSLLHWHSQTCQDFSCLVPRCMDIKKHVARNSSLQRGERD